One window of the Runella slithyformis DSM 19594 genome contains the following:
- a CDS encoding AI-2E family transporter, which translates to MQKSFPFSVRLAGWLLSAVIIVYILYILRETLVPLTFSVLFAVLLYPICALLERWRVPRIAAISLSLILFFAVLVGLIYVASMQIISFGEELPRLEKKANFWIDQGQDFLSDNFGMSRRKQLSEGRKYLTEALKNSASTLTGAVATTTGTLASAALVPLFVFFFLLYRDFFRRFFYKAFDSRHKRRVDQAIRRIYEVVQGYLVGLVSVILIVGVMNSAGLLMLGVPHAVFFGFFASCLLLIPYIGLMIGSLLPALMALVALDSPMYALGVLGVFGVIQLLEGNFITPYIVGSKVSVNPLAAMIVLILGGQLWGVSGLILALPVTAIMKVIFDSVDALKPFGYLLGEAEDGKPVKLPLPQELLEE; encoded by the coding sequence ATGCAAAAGTCGTTTCCGTTTTCTGTGCGTCTGGCAGGATGGCTGCTCTCGGCCGTTATCATTGTGTATATTCTTTACATCCTACGCGAAACTTTGGTTCCCCTCACCTTTTCGGTCCTTTTCGCCGTGCTTTTATATCCCATTTGCGCGTTGTTGGAGCGTTGGCGCGTCCCGCGCATTGCGGCCATTTCCCTCAGTTTAATTCTGTTCTTTGCAGTATTGGTCGGATTAATCTATGTTGCATCAATGCAAATTATCAGTTTTGGAGAAGAACTGCCTCGATTGGAGAAAAAAGCAAATTTCTGGATTGACCAAGGGCAGGATTTCCTGTCCGACAACTTCGGTATGAGCCGTCGTAAGCAGTTGAGTGAAGGACGCAAATACCTGACCGAAGCCCTCAAAAACAGCGCCTCCACGTTGACCGGCGCCGTGGCCACTACTACCGGTACGCTCGCTTCGGCCGCACTGGTGCCTTTGTTTGTGTTTTTCTTTCTGCTTTACCGCGACTTTTTCCGGCGCTTTTTCTACAAAGCCTTCGATAGCCGCCACAAACGCCGCGTAGACCAAGCTATCCGACGGATCTACGAAGTAGTACAGGGCTATTTGGTCGGCTTGGTTTCGGTGATTTTGATCGTGGGCGTCATGAATTCTGCGGGTTTGCTGATGCTGGGGGTACCGCATGCTGTTTTTTTCGGTTTCTTCGCTTCGTGTTTGTTATTGATTCCCTACATCGGCCTGATGATCGGCTCATTGCTACCCGCGCTGATGGCCCTTGTTGCGCTTGACTCTCCCATGTATGCCTTGGGCGTTTTGGGCGTTTTTGGGGTCATACAACTGTTGGAAGGTAATTTTATTACCCCTTACATTGTGGGTTCTAAGGTGAGTGTCAATCCGCTGGCGGCCATGATCGTATTGATCTTGGGCGGGCAATTATGGGGCGTATCCGGCTTGATCCTGGCGCTTCCCGTCACGGCTATCATGAAAGTTATTTTTGATTCGGTCGACGCCCTCAAACCTTTCGGGTATCTCCTCGGCGAAGCCGAAGACGGCAAACCCGTCAAACTGCCGCTCCCACAGGAGTTGTTGGAAGAATAA